A region from the Gemmatimonadota bacterium genome encodes:
- a CDS encoding SRPBCC family protein encodes MAAEKGAGRTVVSDKGGERYDIVATDTLDCAPSQLWAVLSDFERFVDVGLSGMASGFRWLTGGPGLAPATFEFTVADVVLKEEVYELTSDGASDRYRLRYRALEPALGVLEYDAVLDVEPSANGTTLLTAVRSVRMAPGVAPDMLAGMVDAEMQSLADHLGEATR; translated from the coding sequence ATGGCAGCGGAGAAGGGCGCAGGGCGGACGGTTGTGTCGGACAAGGGCGGTGAGCGCTACGACATCGTGGCCACGGATACACTGGACTGCGCACCGTCCCAGCTCTGGGCGGTGTTGAGTGATTTTGAACGCTTCGTGGACGTAGGTCTGTCCGGGATGGCGAGTGGGTTTCGTTGGCTGACGGGCGGACCAGGCCTTGCTCCAGCGACCTTCGAGTTCACCGTCGCGGACGTGGTCCTCAAGGAAGAGGTCTACGAGCTGACGAGCGACGGTGCCTCCGATCGCTACCGGCTTCGGTATCGGGCTCTGGAACCGGCTCTCGGGGTGCTCGAGTACGATGCGGTGCTCGATGTGGAGCCCTCTGCCAACGGGACAACTCTGCTGACAGCGGTACGCAGCGTACGCATGGCACCGGGCGTCGCGCCCGATATGCTTGCCGGCATGGTGGATGCGGAGATGCAGAGCTTGGCGGACCATCTTGGGGAGGCCACTCGGTGA
- a CDS encoding DUF1801 domain-containing protein, protein MHPDVKTYNASQEPEVAAVCNALAAEIDRGLPQAENKIWHRHPVWFLDGNPIVGYSKLKSCVRLLFWSGQSFDEPGLAPEGKFKAAEARYTSREDVDAKQLQRWLKQAESIQWDYKNIVKRKGRLERLR, encoded by the coding sequence ATGCATCCGGACGTGAAGACATACAATGCCTCTCAGGAGCCCGAAGTAGCTGCAGTGTGCAACGCGCTTGCCGCAGAGATCGACCGGGGACTCCCGCAGGCAGAGAACAAGATCTGGCATCGACATCCAGTGTGGTTCCTGGACGGGAATCCGATCGTGGGCTATAGCAAGCTGAAGAGCTGCGTCCGTCTCCTCTTCTGGAGTGGCCAGTCGTTCGACGAGCCTGGACTGGCTCCGGAGGGGAAGTTCAAGGCGGCCGAGGCACGCTATACCAGCCGAGAGGACGTTGACGCGAAGCAGCTTCAGCGATGGCTGAAGCAGGCCGAGTCGATCCAGTGGGACTACAAGAACATCGTGAAGCGAAAGGGGCGGCTGGAGCGGCTACGGTAG